The proteins below are encoded in one region of Fulvia fulva chromosome 9, complete sequence:
- a CDS encoding Hybrid signal transduction histidine kinase K: MGLDIEDEESAAPFKRFFERLREDVPGYEFNDRIPPFHSSYDNWHFFGRRKSRPNVSGQKTSASEASSSRPSSIRTRSDYDIPNDEEKEREVWVIGRMSKQILRLEREFKLCQTLFRQQTEGQKHFVRPLDFFRLPARDVDDVPLCVSVVEAPGRDYLNELVEFGPNFYMGTPESPQQHHHEQCALLTFLDFAIGASECLEILHHGNQIVHGEIRGDAFHYNKETGVVRMINFGSGVRSFEHGLTSANWSSLMQQRGIEHKLQFIAPEQTGRLPAEPDARCDIYSLGILSWSMLTGAAPFEGKTSLDIMQSVLSRRIPLASSIRPDVPEALAKVIRKMTARNMEDRYNSTSGIKHDLQELKRILMDGDQDALAEFKVASTDVSCFFTLPSQLVGREEQRKVIINVIEKAAAKSAKAASITRRGLYSISSNSSLISGEKDIVLDDIMSDSTSSTDRDRGRDDSRLMSIPEVPPYEPSKRSASQSRQDRMGSVASSATSTLGEPTDSRGSNDIAESLHRTTSSSFQFNGSPGEPGSLLRTAQKLKKKGKTEIIGIEGAAGFGKSSLVQNIQITARKHGYFTSAKFDQVRSAPFDPIVRVMSSLFRQIFSENDVGTAFHDNIRTFVKPFWGVLHASLELPLWLLEPATDGKTTNASNFMANPTLQNGTLGSMPERKACNAASTQEWLRSGGSAKSSRFMHIFLDVLRLLSMQKFVCFCLDDLQFADPESLELLQVIAGAHVPIVLMLTYRDETELTAPVKRLLSKAVKVSVGAFTDDDTTEYVSQTLHRSADYCTPLVAAVQEKTQGNPFFVREMLDSAYRKKCLYYCWKHSEWEYNLDRLFEEFASPDTGKFSSNDFILRRMKELPIDAQAVLSWAAILGNSFQFQTIKRVMSCACSDLAPQPLIPPKSTDAVAGLQVALQSFVIMPTEDEDRFKFSHDRYIAAADILCEAYVRSEMHYVVATSMMKHEPYDPVSQPNKVLFEQARHVCEGVEAIKRRAPKKTKYRELLYQAAETARESGARRSGLYFFEHCIDLLPEDPWDDDTDDASYSETLALKTRAAEAYWYAGEYNESSQLLEEVFDRARDTADKAPAAIVLSRMHAQRGDSQTAFNTLKAALSELGMSVPETTWDDCDEEFQSIIPMLQGNPPDYDIANTKSTDRHLTTLGALLTEFQSSAYWTHHLLYYQSTLLIMRLYLKYGLFPQAALGYVNLAALSVWRFSMVQAAVELGNTALKIIDTYSQELYVGGRTLTLYAVFLGHIQKDWRDNYELLNEGLECASSAGDKILHLLNIGIMAAYRLWASENLADTEALIASVSDEFPDWAENLRGGVFLVGVRSYARALSGKTYYKVASDVLTDSSHDSSAYERYIASTASSPDRPLSIYQSFRLIAMYRFGHYKEAMEFGTEMLQRTDGLLCQRFRYAALFYLSMSILACIKDEPDRSDRDELLQRVAKYRAHIEVISSVNDVNYVVYLQLLQAETADIEMRYGEVLGHFETAVNHSVLHSNILDEALSLELYADWLVRRGAARPARGILLDCVSAYRRVGAFGKAEHVSEKYGYLLFGTRSLATVDAGTQTSDAGAGPSYVDKLEKISTHEAAQTPADRTVEWLDPHAALRPRHDMLSKEMPAALSSAVGLDMIDLAGILESSQLLSSELNVDRLLAKLSNIIVDATGADMVGLVVENEGGEWCVASVGTPEGVDTPKADIPLMEVEDQVAKQVTLYVLRFKEQLFLRNVLDDERFSNVPEKWLEDNPEGASMISLPILHGEDVLLGSLYCQAPPQTFTDRTVTLLKLLVNQIAISIANALLFKRSEKVQASNTSMLEVQKQALAQARDAEKKAKEAEAKAMEMVRLKDEAAKAKSMFLANVSHELRTPLNGVIGMSEMLKSTPLNKEQEEHADSIRVCADTLLSVINDILDFSKLEAGKMQVFSVPLSLTETITEVVRALSYTNLERNLKTITKLDLDQNLVVMGDPVRLHQILMNLMSNAYKFTAKGSVTVRAKVDSEDADSINVTVSVTDTGIGVSEEQQKKLFLPFSQADSSTARSYGGTGLGLSICKAILENVMHGHIWLESAPGVGTTVSFSLPFKKVNKSELSESNGNTPHGRETDPMAMFSPPAIDDAPGARAIVSLQGIPRDQLKVCIAEDNPINQKIAINFVKKLGFNCEAYGDGQQAYDALERAAKDGHPFHLVLMDVQMPVLDGYNATREIRKSEEPKVRDILVIAMTASAIRGDREKCLEAGMNNYLAKPVRADTLKQMLESYLHQPARAMPNLQEEANNLVNTVVSEEDDKEENHIPRIHIQSPPDRPKSAQHRDTEIHLTPEEMARKPQAQANMQQQMQAAQQQIRELQEKPSRAAGGKKIRRPGMERTKSYYSATSAEGSEEER; encoded by the exons ATGGGCTTGGACATTGAGGATGAAGAAAGTGCGGCGCCCTTCAAGCGCTTCTTTGAACGTCTGAGAGAAGACGTGCCTGGCTACGAGTTCAACGATCGCATACCACCCTTCCACTCCAGCTACGACAACTGGCACTTCTTTGGCAGACGGAAGTCCCGACCGAATGTCTCTGGGCAAAAGACGAGCGCATCCGAAGCTTCGAGCTCACGACCATCCAGCATAAGAACTCGTAGCGATTATGATATCCCCAATGACGAAGAGAAAGAGCGGGAAGTGTGGGTCATCGGTCGCATGTCAAAGCAGATCCTGAGGCTAGAGCGGGAGTTCAAGCTATGCCAGACACTGTTTCGGCAGCAAACTGAGGGTCAGAAACACTTCGTCAGACCGCTCGACTTCTTCCGCTTGCCAGCGCGAGATGTCGACGACGTGCCTCTGTGTGTGTCTGTTGTGGAGGCTCCTGGTCGCGACTACCTGAACGAGCTAGTTGAGTTTGGGCCGAACTTCTACATGGGCACACCGGAATCTCCTCAACAACATCACCACGAGCAATGCGCGCTTCTGACATTCCTGGACTTTGCTATAGGCGCGAGCGAGTGCTTGGAAATTCTGCACCATGGCAACCAGATCGTCCATGGTGAAATTCGTGGCGATGCCTTCCACTACAACAAGGAGACTGGCGTGGTGCGAATGATCAATTTCGGCTCTGGAGTTAGGAGCTTCGAGCATGGACTGACATCGGCCAACTGGTCCTCGCTGATGCAGCAGCGTGGTATTGAGCACAAGCTTCAGTTCATTGCGCCTGAGCAGACGGGTCGTCTGCCTGCTGAACCCGATGCGCGATGCGACATCTACAGTCTCGGAATACTCTCCTGGAGCATGCTGACGGGTGCTGCACCATTCGAGGGCAAAACATCGTTGGACATCATGCAGAGCGTGCTTTCGCGAAGAATCCCCTTGGCATCGTCGATCCGACCGGATGTCCCAGAGGCACTCGCCAAGGTCATTCGCAAAATGACTGCTCGAAATATGGAAGATCGTTATAATTCGACATCAGGCATCAAACATGACCTTCAAGAGCTGAAGAGAATTCTCATGGATGGCGATCAGGACGCGCTGGCCGAGTTCAAGGTCGCCTCGACAGATGTCAGCTGCTTCTTTACTTTGCCTAGTCAGCTCGTAGGCCGTGAGGAGCAGCGCAAGGTCATCATCAATGTGATCGAAAAGGCTGCTGCCAAGTCAGCAAAAGCCGCTTCGATCACGAGGAGAGGACTTTATAGCATAAGCTCCAACTCTTCGCTAATCTCTGGGGAGAAAGACATTGTGTTAGACGATATCATGAGCGACAGCACCTCTTCTACGGACCGTGATCGAGGACGAGATGATTCGCGGTTGATGTCGATACCTGAGGTTCCTCCTTACGAGCCATCGAAGCGAAGCGCCTCGCAGAGTCGTCAGGATCGCATGGGAAGTGTGGCTTCTTCGGCAACATCTACTCTGGGAGAGCCGACCGATAGCCGTGGCTCCAACGACATCGCAGAGAGTCTTCATCGCACCACTTCTTCAAGCTTCCAATTCAACGGTAGCCCCGGTGAGCCAGGCTCTCTATTAAGGACAGCACAGAAATTGAAGAAGAAAGGCAAGACGGAGATAATTGGTATCGAAGGCGCTGCCGGCTTTGGCAAATCTTCGCTGGTTCAGAACATTCAGATCACCGCACGCAAGCATGGATACTTCACCTCGGCCAAGTTTGATCAAGTCAGGAGTGCACCATTCGATCCAATTGTGCGGGTAATGTCGTCGCTCTTCAGGCAAATTTTCTCGGAAAACGACGTCGGCACGGCATTTCACGACAATATCCGGACCTTTGTCAAGCCATTTTGGGGCGTTCTTCATGCTTCCCTAGAGTTGCCGTTGTGGTTACTGGAGCCTGCCACGGATGGCAAGACCACTAACGCCTCGAATTTCATGGCCAACCCAACACTTCAGAACGGCACATTAGGAAGCATGCCCGAGCGGAAAGCATGTAACGCCGCGAGCACACAAGAGTGGCTACGATCTGGTGGCTCCGCGAAATCTTCGAGATTCATGCACATCTTCCTCGATGTGTTGCGACTACTGAGCATGCAGAAATTTGTATGCTTTTGCTTGGATGACTTGCAATTCGCGGATCCCGAGTCATTAGAGCTGCTCCAAGTCATCGCCGGTGCACACGTCCCCATAGTGCTGATGCTCACCTACAGAGATGAGACGGAACTCACTGCGCCAGTCAAGCGGCTCTTGTCGAAGGCCGTGAAGGTGTCAGTCGGTGCATTCACCGATGATGATACCACAGAGTATGTCTCGCAAACACTGCACAGATCAGCGGACTACTGTACGCCTTTGGTGGCTGCAGTACAGGAAAAGACTCAGGGCAACCCGTTTTTCGTGCGAGAAATGTTAGACTCGGCATATCGCAAGAAGTGTCTGTACTACTGCTGGAAGCATTCTGAGTGG GAGTACAACCTGGACAGATTGTTCGAAGAGTTTGCGAGTCCTGACACTGGCAAATTCTCTAGCAACGACTTCATCCTGCGTCGCATGAAAGAGCTCCCTATCGATGCCCAGGCAGTATTATCGTGGGCCGCAATCTTGGGCAACAGCTTTCAATTTCAGACGATCAAACGTGTTATGAGCTGTGCATGCTCAGATCTGGCCCCGCAGCCACTGATACCGCCAAAATCGACGGACGCGGTCGCAGGACTCCAGGTTGCCTTGCAATCTTTCGTTATCATGCCGACTGAAGACGAAGACAGATTCAAGTTCTCGCACGACAGATATATCGCTGCAGCAGACATACTGTGCGAAGCATATGTCAGATCAGAGATGCACTACGTGGTGGCCACCTCGATGATGAAACACGAGCCATACGACCCTGTGAGTCAACCAAATAAGGTCCTGTTCGAGCAAGCCAGACACGTATGCGAGGGAGTCGAGGCTATCAAGCGGAGAGCCCCCAAGAAGACCAAATACCGAGAACTATTGTATCAAGCAGCTGAGACTGCGCGCGAGTCTGGTGCCAGGAGATCCGGGCTGTACTTCTTTGAACACTGCATAGACCTTCTTCCGGAGGATCCCTGGGACGATGATACCGACGATGCCTCATACAGCGAGACTCTTGCGCTCAAGACTCGAGCTGCAGAGGCATACTGGTACGCTGGGGAGTATAATGAGAGCAGCCAGCTGCTTGAAGAAGTCTTCGACCGTGCTCGAGATACTGCGGACAAGGCACCAGCTGCCATCGTCCTCAGTCGCATGCATGCTCAGCGTGGGGACAGCCAGACCGCGTTCAATACTTTGAAAGCCGCGCTGTCTGAGCTCGGCATGTCAGTGCCGGAGACTACATGGGACGACTGCGACGAAGAGTTTCAGAGCATCATTCCTATGTTGCAAGGCAATCCTCCGGACTACGACATTGCAAACACAAAGTCAACAGATCGACATCTGACAACACTTGGAGCCCTGTTGACAGAGTTTCAGTCCTCGGCATATTGGACTCATCATCTGCTCTACTACCAATCGACTTTGCTTATCATGCGACTGTACCTGAAGTATGGTCTCTTCCCACAAGCTGCACTTGGCTACGTAAACCTTGCCGCGCTCTCAGTCTGGCGCTTCAGTATGGTCCAGGCTGCTGTGGAGTTGGGCAATACTGCGTTGAAAATCATCGATACATATAGCCAGGAGTTGTACGTCGGCGGACGCACGCTCACGCTGTACGCTGTCTTCCTGGGGCACATTCAAAAAGACTGGCGAGACAACTATGAGCTGCTCAACGAAGGCCTGGAGTGTGCGTCCTCGGCGGGAGACAAGATCCTCCATCTTCTGAACATTGGTATCATGGCTGCCTACCGACTCTGGGCTTCGGAGAATTTGGCAGACACCGAAGCTCTGATTGCGTCCGTTAGCGACGAATTTCCTGACTGGGCGGAGAACTTACGCGGTGGTGTGTTCCTAGTCGGCGTACGAAGCTATGCGCGAGCGCTTTCTGGGAAGACATATTACAAAGTAGCATCGGATGTGCTCACCGACAGCAGTCACGACAGCTCGGCATACGAACGATACATTGCAAGCACAGCATCATCTCCTGATCGACCCTTGAGTATCTATCAGAGCTTCAGACTAATAGCAATGTATCGCTTTGGCCACTACAAAGAGGCAATGGAGTTCGGGACGGAGATGCTCCAGCGGACTGATGGCCTCCTCTGCCAACGGTTCCGCTATGCAGCACTTTTCTATCTGAGCATGTCAATCCTGGCTTGCATCAAAGATGAGCCAGACCGAAGTGACCGCGACGAACTTCTGCAGCGAGTGGCAAAGTATCGCGCGCACATTGAGGTCATATCATCGGTGAATGACGTCAATTACGTGGTGTATCTTCAGCTTCTACAGGCCGAAACAGCAGACATCGAAATGCGCTACGGCGAAGTCTTAGGCCACTTCGAGACCGCCGTCAATCACAGTGTGCTTCATTCAAATATCTTGGACGAAGCTCTCAGTCTCGAACTATATGCAGACTGGTTGGTCCGAAGAGGAGCCGCCAGACCCGCACGTGGAATACTTCTAGACTGTGTCTCCGCTTACAGAAGAGTGGGTGCATTTGGTAAAGCCGAACACGTCTCCGAAAAGTATGGATACCTTTTGTTCGGAACCAGAAGCCTGGCTACCGTCGATGCCGGAACACAAACATCGGATGCAGGTGCAGGCCCATCGTACGTCGATAAGCTGGAAAAGATCTCGACTCACGAGGCTGCTCAGACACCCGCTGATAGGACCGTCGAGTGGCTGGACCCACATGCTGCGCTTAGGCCACGGCACGACATGCTCTCGAAGGAAATGCCGGCGGCGCTGTCTTCGGCGGTTGGACTTGATATGATCGATCTGGCTGGAATCCTGGAGTCGTCACAACTACTGTCGTCGGAGCTCAACGTAGACCGACTGTTGGCAAAGCTTTCCAACATCATTGTTGATGCGACTGGCGCAGACATGGTTGGTTTGGTCGTTGAGAATGAGGGTGGAGAATGGTGCGTTGCCTCTGTCGGTACGCCTGAGGGAGTCGACACACCTAAAGCGGACATTCCCTTGATGGAAGTTGAAGATCAAGTCGCGAAGCAGGTTACGCTCTACGTGCTACGCTTCAAGGAGCAACTGTTCCTGCGGAACGTTCTGGATGACGAGCGCTTCAGTAACGTCCCAGAGAAATGGCTGGAGGACAATCCTGAAGGCGCGAGCATGATCTCGCTGCCTATCCTACACGGCGAAGATGTCCTACTTGGATCTCTATACTGTCAAGCGCCACCACAAACCTTTACCGATCGCACAGTTACATTGCTCAAACTTCTAGTCAACCAAATCGCCATCTCAATCGCGAATGCGTTACTCTTCAAGCGCTCCGAGAAAGTGCAGGCAAGCAATACTTCAATGCTCGAAGTCCAGAAGCAAGCTCTGGCGCAAGCACGAGATGCTGAGAAGAAGGCCAAGGAGGCGGAAGCTAAAGCTATGGAGATGGTCCGACTGAAGGATGAGGCTGCTAAGGCGAAGTCCATGTTCCTGGCGAATGTGTCCCATGAATTGCGCACGCCGCTGAATGGTGTCATTGGCATGTCGGAGATGCTGAAGTCGACACCGCTCAACAAAGAGCAGGAGGAGCATGCTGACTCGATTCGGGTGTGTGCTGATACTTTACTCAGTGTCATCAACGACATTCTGGACTTTTCCAAGCTTGAAGCGGGTAAGATGCAGGTCTTCAGCGTGCCGCTGAGTTTGACAGAGACGATCACGGAGGTTGTGAGGGCATTATCGTACACAAACCTGGAGCGCAATCTCAAGACAATCACGAAGCTAGACCTCGATCAGAACTTGGTGGTGATGGGGGATCCTGTGCGACTGCACCAAATTCTGATGAACCTCATGTCGAACGCCTACAAGTTCACTGCTAAGGGCAGCGTCACGGTGCGCGCGAAGGTCGATAGTGAGGATGCCGACAGCATTAACGTTACAGTGTCAGTCACGGATACCGGAATCGGGGTCTCTGAAGAACAGCAGAAGAAGCTCTTCCTGCCATTCTCGCAAGCCGACTCTAGTACTGCTCGAAGCTATGGCGGGACCGGTCTGGGTCTGAGCATCTGCAAGGCAATCCTGGAGAATGTGATGCACGGACACATCTGGTTGGAGAGCGCGCCTGGTGTAGGGACGACTGTGTCGTTCAGCTTGCCGTTCAAGAAGGTCAACAAGTCCGAGCTGAGCGAGTCGAATGGCAACACGCCGCATGGTCGTGAGACAGATCCGATGGCCATGTTCTCACCTCCTGCCATTGATGACGCCCCAGGGGCGAGAGCGATCGTCAGTTTGCAGGGTATACCGCGAGATCAACTCAAAGTTTGCATCGCGGAGGACAACCCGATCAACCAGAAGATTGCCATCAACTTTGTCAAGAAGCTTGGCTTCAACTGCGAGGCTTATGGTGATGGCCAGCAAGCCTATGATGCGCTTGAGCGGGCTGCGAAGGATGGGCATCCATTCCACTTGGTGCTCATGGATGTACAA ATGCCCGTATTAGATGGCTACAATGCCACGAGGGAGATTCGCAAGTCAGAAGAGCCGAAAGTTCGAGACATTCTGGTCATCGCCATGACAGCCAGCGCCATTCGCGGCGACCGCGAAAAGTGTCTCGAAGCAGGCATGAACAACTACCTCGCCAAACCAGTCCGCGCCGATACTCTAAAACAAATGCTCGAATCATATCTCCACCAACCCGCCCGAGCGATGCCCAACTTGCAAGAAGAAGCCAACAACCTCGTCAACACCGTCGTGTCCGAAGAGGACGATAAAGAAGAAAACCACATCCCTCGAATCCACATCCAGTCCCCACCCGATCGACCCAAGAGCGCACAGCACAGGGATACAGAGATCCACCTCACGCCAGAGGAAATGGCGAGGAAACCACAAGCGCAGGCGAATATGCAGCAGCAAATGCAGGCGGCGCAACAGCAGATTAGGGAGCTGCAGGAGAAGCCTAGCCGGGCTGCGGGAGGGAAGAAGATCAGGAGGCCCGGGATGGAGAGGACGAAGAGCTATTACTCGGCTACGAGTGCGGAGGGGAGTGAGGAGGAGAGGTAG